The genome window CAATGATACGGCAGTCGTGCCGACAGCGGCGAACGTCAGTTCCTTTACCGTGCCTTCGCCGAATTGCAATGGCGGCACCTTCCGCCCCTGGGCAGTGAAACCGTATAAAGGCAAAGTCTATGTGGGCGGCACGTGCACGGCGGAAACTTCGCAAACCCCCGCCGATCTGAAAGCGGCGATTTATGAATTCACGCCCGGTGCCAATACCTTTGTCAGCAAGCTGGAATTTGGCTTGGGCTACACCAAAGGCATTACCTGGGTCTGGCCGGGCGTCGAAGATCGCAAGTTCTGGCGACCCTGGACGGATACGTTCGATACCTTGGTTGCGCCCGCGCAGGGTGTTGGTCACCAGTTTCTGGTTTATCCGCAGCCGGTGCTGTCAGGCATTGAGTTTGATATTGATGGTTCAATGATCCTCGGCTTTATGGATCGCACCGGGATGCAGACCGGCTTCTTACAAGCCAATTTGAGTGGTACCGGCTCATACGAAGGCATTTCAGGCGGTGACACGCTGCGGGCTTACAATAACAACGGCGCATTCGTGCTGGAAAACAACGGTGTCGTCGGCCCCAATACGGGCGGCACGAATAACGGACAAGGGCCAGGCGGCGGCGAATTTTACTATCAGGAAGACTTTATTCAGAACGGCCAACTGGTGCACCAGGAGACCTCGCTGGGCGCGCTGGGTCTATTACCCGGAGCGTTGCAAGTCGTGATTCCGGTCTTCGATCCGTTTACGGTTCAGTCGGGCGGTGTGCTGTTTATGAACAACTTCAACGGCAAGGCTGACCGCCGTTATGAAGTGTTCCCCCAGCCCAGCCCGCCAAATCAAATCAATGGCCTGTTCGGCAAAGCTGCCGGTCTGGGCGATTTGGAAGTGTTATGCGACGCCGCGCCGATTGAATTGGGCAACCGCATCTGGAACGACCTCAACCGTAACGGCATTCAAGATGCGAACGAAGCGGGCCGCGCGGGCGTGACCGTGCAACTATTCAAAGGCGGCCAACTGGTCGGCACCACGACGACCAGCGCCACCGGCCAATACTTTTTCAATGCCGACAACGTCAGCGGCGGCGTCGTGCCGAACATGGCCTATGAAATCCGTGTCAACAAAGCGCAGCAGGCGCTCACCAGCACGGGGCTTTCGCCGGCCAACGCCGACAACACCGCGAATGGCGACCAGCGCGATTCCGACGCCGTGATGAACGGCACGACGGCGGTGATTGCCGTGACCACGGGCGGCGCGGGCGCGAACGATCATAGCAATGACCTCGGCTTCTTTGACGAACGGGTTGACCTGTCCTTGACCAAGGCCGTCAGCGCTGGCCCGTATGCGCCCGGACAGAATCTCACTTACACCCTGTTGGTCAGCAATGCCACCGACTGCACCAAGGCGGGCGTTTTCGCGGGGCCGTGCTCGACGGCGACCAACGTGACCATTGCCGACGCCTTCCCGGCGCAACTGACCTTTGTCAGCGCAAACCCGGCAGCGGCCTACAATGCGGCAACGAATGTCTGGACGGTCGGCACCCTCGCCCCCGGCGCTTCGGCGACGATCCAGATCACCGCGACTGTCAAAGCCGGCACCATCGGCAACATTCGCAACTTCGCCCAAGTGCAAACCCAGGATGGCCCGCTTGATATTGATTCGACGCCGGGCAATCGCAATCCCAGCAATCCGCCCGCCGAAGACGATGAAGCCGAAGTCACGATCAATATCGGCCCGGCTTCTTTAGGTGATCGTGTCTGGGTGGATAAGAACGGCAATGGTTGTCAGGATCAGGGAGAGGTCGGTTTGGCAGGCGTCACGGTAATGTTGCTGGATGGCAACGGCGCGACGCTCGACACCAAGACCACCGATGCCAACGGCAATTATCTGTTCAGCAATTTGGCAGCTGCCACATACAGCGTCAAATTCACCGCACCCAGCGGCTACGCCTTTACCAAACGTGCCGTGGCGGCTTGTGGCACTGACAAAGACAGCGATGCTGATGTGGCGACCGGGCGCACGCAAAACATCGCGCTCGGCGCGGGACAAAGCTTCCTCGACCTGGACGCGGGCGTTTACCAGCCAGCCTCGTTGGGAGATTGTGTCTGGAACGACATGAACCGCGACGGTCTTTATGACGCAAGCATGGAAGTCGGTGTCTCAGGCGTCAGCGTAAGGTTGTTTGATGAGAGCAACACGCAATTGGCGACAACGACGACCAATGCCAGCGGCAAGTACAGCTTTGCCAATCTGCCGCCGGGCAATTACTACGTGATCTTTGGCAATCTGCCGCAAGGCTTCGTGTTCAGCCCCAAAGACCAGGGCAATAACGAAGCGCTTGATAGCGATGCTGATCCGGCGACGGGCAGAACCGCTGCCGTGATGTTGATGTCCGGGCAGAACTACCTTGATCTTGATGCAGGCATCTACCCGCGCATTGACCTTTCATTGACCAAGACGGTCAGCAGTGGCCCGTATATTTCCGGCCAGAACGTGACGTACACCTTAACGCTGGCGAACGCCGCCAATCTGGCGACAGCGACCAATGTGACGGTGCGCGATGTCTTACCGGCGGGTTTGATTTTTGTGAGCGCCAACGCTTCACAGGGAACATACGCCAGTGGAACCTGGACGGTTGGCTCTGTGCCTAGCCCCGGCAGCGTGACGTTGACAATTCAGGCTCAGATCAGCGCGGCCAGCGGCAGCATCAACAACTGCGCGCAAGTCCAAACCGCGAAAGAACTCGATCTCGATTCGACCCCAGGCAATTTCAACGCGGCGTTGGGCGCGCGTGAAGATGACGAAGCTTGCGTGAGTTTCGATATTCAAGCGGCCTCGCTGGGCGATTTCGTCTGGCTCGACCTGAACGCCAACGGCTGTCAGGACGCGGGCGAACCGGGTGTGCCGAATGTGACTGTCACGCTCTTCCGGGGTGACAACACGCAAGTCGGGCAGACGACGACGAATGCACAGGGCGGCTACTCCTTCAACAATCTGGCGCCCGGCGATTACTACGTGATTTTCGCGTTACCGGCTGGCTATACCTTCACCTCCAATAAAGTTGCAGCGTGTGGCGACACCAAAGACAGCGACGCCAATACAAGCACAGGACGGACGCAGACCATCACCTTGGCGGGGAGCCAGAATTTCCCCGACCTGGACGCGGGCGTTTTCCAAGGCGCGAGCGTGGGCAACTATGTTTTCAAGGATGCCAATTTGAATGGTGTGCAAGATGACGGCGCTGCCAACGGTGTGAACGGCGTAATCGTGCGTCTTTTCCAACCCGGCCCAGACAATCAGGCCGGCACGGCGGATGACGTGGCGGTCGCTACTAGCACCACAACCAACAACGGCGGCAATCCGGGGTTCTATCTGTTTACGGGGCTGACGCCGGGGCGCTACTTCGTGCAGTTCGACATTTCCGCCGTGCCCGATTGCGGCTTTATCAAACAAGGCCCCACCGGCACCAAAGACGCCACCGACAGCGATCCCGATCCCGCCAATGGCCGTACTGAAATCTTCACGCTGGCCAATGGCGAAAACGATCTGAGTTGGGATGCGGGCCTGTACCAACGGGCTTGCGTGTCCGGCTTCGTTTATGAGGACACCAATGACAATGGCCTCAAAGAAGCTGGCGAGGCTGGTATCAAGGACGTAACGGTAACGCTGACCGGGACGGATCTATTTGGCAATATCGTCTCGCGCTCGACGTTGACGAGCGCCACCGGTGCCTATCAGTTCTGCAATTTGGTGCCCGGCACCTACAAACTCACCGAGACGCAACCGCCGATCTATGTAGACGGCAAGGACACGGCTGGTTCGTTGGGCGGTACGGTCACGAACGACATGATCGCCGACATTCCCGTTGGTTCCGGCGCGAACGGCATCAACTACAATTTCGGCGAACTGCTGTCCTTTGACTTAAGCTTGCGCAAAGAGCATACCGGCAACTTCCTGCCCAATACGCAGGATACCTACATGCTGACCGTCACCAACAAAGGACCCGGTGCTTCGCAAGGCACGATTACGGTGACCGACAATCTGCCGGGCGGCATGACCTACCAGTCTGTGACAGGGGCCGGGTGGAGTTGCAGCGGCGGCGTCGGCAGCAATCTTGTGACTTGTACGTATAGCAATACGTTGGCGGCGAATGCTTCGACCAGTTTCACCTTGCGCGTGCGCATCTCGCAAAACGTGCAGTGCGCGGTGGTCAACGTCGCCACGTTGTCGGCTGTCGGCGATACCAATTCAGCCAACAATATCGCCCGCGATACCACGCTCATTGATAATTGCACGATGACGATGCAAATGGATCCGGGCAATCCGGCGTTGGATCCGGGTTCGATCCTGATCTTCCCGGTCTACACTTCCGATGCGTCAAACCCGAATCGTGAAAACACGCAGATTTGCCTGACGAACACGAATCAAAAGAAACCCATCTCAGTGCATCTTTTCTTTGTGGATGGTACGTCTTGCGCCGTGTCGGATAGCTTTGTTTGTCTGACGCAAAATCAGACCGCGTGCTTCTTGACCTCGGATATTGATCCGGGGACGATGGGGTACATTGTTGCGGTAGCGACCGACGATCAGGGCTGCCCGACCAACTTCAATTGGTTGATCGGCGACGAATACGTCAAATTCGCTTCTGGACATTATGGCAACTTGAGGGCCGAGTCGTTCCCGGCGTTGAGCAACCCAGTTTGCGATCCGAACTCAGGGATTGCTACTTTGCCCTTAGACGGGATTACTTATCGGGCCCCAGGCCGCACGCTGGCAGCCTCTTCGATTCTAAGCCGTGTGGATGACAACTCCACGTTGGTCGTCATTGATCGAGTCGGCGGCAATCTGGCGACCACGGCGGCGACGCTGAGCAGCATCTTCGGGGTGCTATATGACGATGCTGAATCGCCCTTTAGCTTCAGTATCAATTCGCCGAATTGTCAGCTCAAGCAGGTCTTAACTGACAGCTTCCCGCGTACCACACCGCGCTTCACCCAAGTGATTCCGGCGGGCCGCACGGGTTGGATCAAGTTTGCCGCACGGCCCGACCTCGCCAATGATGCCAACATCGGTATCATCGGCGCAGTCTTCAACTTCAATCCGAACGCCACGGCCGTCAGCGGGGCGTTTACCGGTGGACGTGCGTTACATAAATTAACGCTCGGCAGGGATGTGTTCACCATTCCGGTGTTTCCGCCCAGTTGTTAAGCGGGCAAGTGCACGAAGCATTCGTGCGATTCACTGACTAACGAACAAAATAGTCGGCCCGCCAGCAACCTATAGGTTGCTGGCGGGCTTTTCCTTTTTGTTGGTGTCTCGGCTGGTGAACCGGTGGGTTGATCGCCGTGCCCACGCCAAACTGGCGGCTTGTCGAAGAGTAGGGCAATCTGCCTGTCGCGAGCGTGAATCGGCCCTTAGAGCGGTTTGCAATTGCGTTTCGGGAGTCAGTTGACGCTGGGACAGTACCGCGCGCGTGAGCAAGCGGCAGGTTGGCAGTTCAACCAGTGGTGCAAGCTTGACGCGCCGCTTGCTCACGCGCGCGGTACTGTCCCGCTACGCGGTTTTTCAGTACCTCGAAATAAAAACCGATCTAGTCGCACTCGCGTGCGAGCTGCAATAAGCGTAGGAGGTTTAGTGATGGATTGGTTGTGAGGATGGTGGATATAGGCTGTCTCGGCTGTCGTCTGCCACAAAAGCAAAGTCTTCCAAGGTACTGCGCTTGACGCCAGGGCTGAAGGGGCGCAAAAAACAATAGGCTGGCGTCGTGTGTACAACGCCAGCCGGTCAATAATGAGGAGGCTATGGGCTAGTGATCTGCTTTCACTCGATAATCAGTTGCACGCGCCGGTATTGTTGTTGCCGTTCAGCAAGTCAAACAGGCGCGCCAGGGCTTGCATGTCTTCGGGGCGGTTCAGCGGGATCAGTTGGCGCGTTTGCGCAAAAACATCTCCCAACCGCGTCGCGGTGTTGACGATGAAGCCATTGCTGAGTTGGAACGGCTCGAATTCCACGCCATAACAAGAGAGCGGAGATTTCAATGCTTCCTGCACGTTATGCGAAGCCTCGCCGCCGGCATTCAAGAGATTCAACTGGGCGGCCACAAATTCGCGGTTCAGATATTGAATGGGCACCTGCGGTTTCAATACGCGCAACGCTGTGGCGGGCGGCATACTGCGCGCCGCGACTGGACGATTGAAATTGACGCCGCCAATCAGCACCGTCCCGTATGGAATGTCTGAGGGATGTGCGCAATAGACCAGGTAATAATACTCAGCAGACCGGAAGCAAATGGTTTTGCAGCCCTCGTCGGCAGGGCATTCCACCGCGCAAGGCAGCCCGCTGGGATAGCCGCCCGTCAATTGACCCAGCAAACCTGTGCCCGGGTTATTCTCGTCCCCAGCAACGCGATTGCGATTGACGACGATGTCGGTCACGACCACCGAGGTCGTACCTGCGCCCAAGGCCCGCGTGATCTCGATTCCCAGTTGAAAGCAGCCGTGCAAAGGTGAATCGAAATCCATCGGGAAAGAGAAGGTCAGCAAGCCGGTGCGTTTGCCGCGTGGGCCAGCCTCGTCTACGAAAGGAATCAGCGTCCCCTGCTTGGTATCCGGCCCCATTGCGAAACGGTTGTCCACAAAAAGCTTCAATTGCGGATGAATGCTGCTTAGCCGGAAGCCGTCAGCCTCGCGGGTGAAGCGCAGCAATTCCTGGACGCCTGTGCCGTCACCGTTTTGCACGTATACACGCACGACGTCGCCCGCCGTACCATCGCTGGCGGAAAGAATCAGATTGCCGTCCCAAATGGATTCAGCGCAGGTCAACGCGCGCACCGTTGCGCCCGGTTGCGTCGCCGAAAAGCCGCGCGCAGGCACATTCGCCAGTGCCCCCATCGTCTGCGCCTCAGCGCCAAAGCTGGCGGCATTGACGGCAAAGGCCGTGGTGCCGTCGGCGGGGCGATTGAGACTCAAGCTAAGCGGTTTGGGCAATAGGAATAGATCGCCGTCGGGCAAACCCGGAGCTTTGGCAAAACCGTGAACGACCGCTGAAAGATCGAGTTGCAGACTCGCTTCGGCAGCCTGCGCTGTTCTGAGGCCGTGTTGACCGCTTAGGCATAACACGCACAGCATCAGGCAACAGAACGAAACGGCAAGTCGGAAATTTTTTAGATACTGCATGACAACTTCCTCAAACGCTTGTCTGGGGATTTACTCCAGCAAGCAAAAGCGCCCACACCAAACACCGTGCTGACAAGTCCGGCGAGCAGCCGTGGGAATTGGCACCAAAAAGAGAATCGAGTTGGAAAGAACCTAGCAGGAGTGTGTAGCAGCCGCTTCAGCTTGAGCGGACAATTCCAGGTGTGTGTCAGTTTGTGTCCCAGTTTTCAATTGCCGGAGCCATTTCGAGCTTGCCCCTTGGCCAGCACTGATCGGGTTTGTCAGGTATCCATCAAGCAGTTATGGCAAACCCAATGCCAACGGGGAATCCGGGTCAGAGACCCGGATGCAAAAACAGGAACGTTGCTGAAAAGAACGGATAGTCTGTCTGGTCGCACCAGATAGCGTCTCAGCGCACGCGGCAGGCACGTTGCGGGTCTTGACGCTGTTTCAGTTCGCGCTGCACACGCTGTCTACGATTGAAGATAGCGGTAGGAGATAAATGTCGTCGAAAGGGGACAAGGTATGAAAAGCAGGACTTACGCAAAGATTTGCCACAGAGGCACAGAGACACTGAGGCAGACAAAGAACTATGCCAACACAGTAAAAATGCTCTGTGTCTCTGTGCCTCTGTGGCTAACCAGTTTGTGTCTTGCGTAAGTCCTGAAAAGAAGATGAAACACCGCCGTGCCGCGAGGGGCGAAGCTAA of Acidobacteriota bacterium contains these proteins:
- a CDS encoding carboxypeptidase regulatory-like domain-containing protein, producing the protein MPLAGVISGTVFRDWNGNGKQDPATAVRIPEVGIGGITVTAYNTSGNAVGTATAAADGSYSLTTNDASNGPYRVEFTNIPAGLSFGPAGMTSGTAVQFVATAPSGSVSLGLNDPKDYCQDNPFLGVPCYVSGDPTKAGNNAAGPADVLVTFPYAAGTSAPYNGVDVPPFGNQPSPSHLASAQQTGADWGVAYQRSTRKLFTAAVVRRHSGFGPLGIGGIYTVTNPGSASPTVANFVDVKTIGIDVGTLTNATRNLPADRLATSADSAAFSAVGKQGIGDLEISEDDKTLWLINLNDRKLYSIFINDTAVVPTAANVSSFTVPSPNCNGGTFRPWAVKPYKGKVYVGGTCTAETSQTPADLKAAIYEFTPGANTFVSKLEFGLGYTKGITWVWPGVEDRKFWRPWTDTFDTLVAPAQGVGHQFLVYPQPVLSGIEFDIDGSMILGFMDRTGMQTGFLQANLSGTGSYEGISGGDTLRAYNNNGAFVLENNGVVGPNTGGTNNGQGPGGGEFYYQEDFIQNGQLVHQETSLGALGLLPGALQVVIPVFDPFTVQSGGVLFMNNFNGKADRRYEVFPQPSPPNQINGLFGKAAGLGDLEVLCDAAPIELGNRIWNDLNRNGIQDANEAGRAGVTVQLFKGGQLVGTTTTSATGQYFFNADNVSGGVVPNMAYEIRVNKAQQALTSTGLSPANADNTANGDQRDSDAVMNGTTAVIAVTTGGAGANDHSNDLGFFDERVDLSLTKAVSAGPYAPGQNLTYTLLVSNATDCTKAGVFAGPCSTATNVTIADAFPAQLTFVSANPAAAYNAATNVWTVGTLAPGASATIQITATVKAGTIGNIRNFAQVQTQDGPLDIDSTPGNRNPSNPPAEDDEAEVTINIGPASLGDRVWVDKNGNGCQDQGEVGLAGVTVMLLDGNGATLDTKTTDANGNYLFSNLAAATYSVKFTAPSGYAFTKRAVAACGTDKDSDADVATGRTQNIALGAGQSFLDLDAGVYQPASLGDCVWNDMNRDGLYDASMEVGVSGVSVRLFDESNTQLATTTTNASGKYSFANLPPGNYYVIFGNLPQGFVFSPKDQGNNEALDSDADPATGRTAAVMLMSGQNYLDLDAGIYPRIDLSLTKTVSSGPYISGQNVTYTLTLANAANLATATNVTVRDVLPAGLIFVSANASQGTYASGTWTVGSVPSPGSVTLTIQAQISAASGSINNCAQVQTAKELDLDSTPGNFNAALGAREDDEACVSFDIQAASLGDFVWLDLNANGCQDAGEPGVPNVTVTLFRGDNTQVGQTTTNAQGGYSFNNLAPGDYYVIFALPAGYTFTSNKVAACGDTKDSDANTSTGRTQTITLAGSQNFPDLDAGVFQGASVGNYVFKDANLNGVQDDGAANGVNGVIVRLFQPGPDNQAGTADDVAVATSTTTNNGGNPGFYLFTGLTPGRYFVQFDISAVPDCGFIKQGPTGTKDATDSDPDPANGRTEIFTLANGENDLSWDAGLYQRACVSGFVYEDTNDNGLKEAGEAGIKDVTVTLTGTDLFGNIVSRSTLTSATGAYQFCNLVPGTYKLTETQPPIYVDGKDTAGSLGGTVTNDMIADIPVGSGANGINYNFGELLSFDLSLRKEHTGNFLPNTQDTYMLTVTNKGPGASQGTITVTDNLPGGMTYQSVTGAGWSCSGGVGSNLVTCTYSNTLAANASTSFTLRVRISQNVQCAVVNVATLSAVGDTNSANNIARDTTLIDNCTMTMQMDPGNPALDPGSILIFPVYTSDASNPNRENTQICLTNTNQKKPISVHLFFVDGTSCAVSDSFVCLTQNQTACFLTSDIDPGTMGYIVAVATDDQGCPTNFNWLIGDEYVKFASGHYGNLRAESFPALSNPVCDPNSGIATLPLDGITYRAPGRTLAASSILSRVDDNSTLVVIDRVGGNLATTAATLSSIFGVLYDDAESPFSFSINSPNCQLKQVLTDSFPRTTPRFTQVIPAGRTGWIKFAARPDLANDANIGIIGAVFNFNPNATAVSGAFTGGRALHKLTLGRDVFTIPVFPPSC